In Flavobacterium okayamense, a single window of DNA contains:
- a CDS encoding CBS domain-containing protein, which produces MKNRVPVSTIMTKNVIKLNTSDDLTKAEMLFKKHYIRHIPVVNGNKIIGMLSYTDLLRISFADAVDDDEEVVDTTVYNMFTVEQVMAKNLVKVSPDTTIKETAEILATKEFHALPVCEDELLVGIVTTTDLIKYLIDQY; this is translated from the coding sequence ATGAAAAATAGAGTTCCTGTTTCGACTATAATGACGAAAAATGTTATTAAGTTGAATACTTCTGATGATTTAACTAAGGCGGAAATGCTTTTTAAGAAACATTATATTCGTCATATTCCAGTAGTTAACGGAAACAAGATTATTGGAATGCTAAGTTATACAGATTTGTTACGAATTTCTTTTGCAGACGCTGTTGATGACGATGAAGAAGTAGTAGACACAACAGTTTATAATATGTTTACTGTTGAACAAGTAATGGCTAAAAATCTTGTAAAAGTTTCTCCAGATACAACAATTAAAGAAACTGCTGAAATTTTAGCAACTAAAGAATTTCATGCACTTCCCGTTTGTGAAGATGAATTATTAGTTGGGATTGTTACTACAACTGATTTGATTAAATATTTAATTGACCAATATTAA
- a CDS encoding LytR/AlgR family response regulator transcription factor encodes MNKANCIIVDDEMAAREILESYVSQTTPLNYCGNCKNAIEAFAILNKMPIDLIFLDINMPEISGLAFAKSINKNIKIIFTTAHREHALDGFDLQAVDYLLKPISFERFLKAVNKFLGENSISNFSNLKEIEIEKNDFLFVRADRKMVKIDFSDILYIESLSDYIKINTSKKTIITRETISNIEAKLPVDLFIRIHRSYIISLNNIESFTSEFIEINKTALPISRSYKKSVLEILEKF; translated from the coding sequence ATGAATAAAGCAAATTGCATAATAGTGGATGATGAAATGGCAGCACGTGAAATTTTAGAATCTTATGTATCGCAAACAACTCCTTTAAACTATTGTGGAAATTGTAAAAACGCAATCGAAGCTTTTGCAATACTAAACAAAATGCCAATCGATTTAATTTTTTTAGACATTAATATGCCTGAAATTTCTGGTTTGGCATTTGCAAAATCTATCAATAAAAACATAAAAATAATTTTCACAACAGCACATAGAGAACACGCCTTAGACGGTTTCGATTTACAAGCCGTTGATTATTTATTAAAACCCATTTCATTTGAACGTTTTTTAAAAGCCGTAAACAAATTTTTGGGAGAAAACAGTATTTCAAATTTTTCAAATCTAAAAGAAATTGAAATAGAAAAAAATGATTTTCTTTTTGTTCGAGCTGATAGAAAAATGGTAAAAATTGATTTTTCTGACATTCTATATATTGAAAGCTTGAGCGATTATATAAAAATAAATACATCAAAAAAAACTATTATCACAAGAGAAACAATTTCAAACATAGAAGCAAAGCTTCCTGTCGATCTATTCATAAGAATACATCGTTCTTACATTATTTCACTAAACAATATCGAATCTTTTACAAGTGAATTTATAGAAATAAATAAAACAGCTTTACCAATAAGTAGGAGTTACAAAAAAAGCGTTTTGGAAATACTTGAAAAATTTTAA
- the rpe gene encoding ribulose-phosphate 3-epimerase — MKNTIIAPSVLAADFANLQRDIEMINESDAQWFHIDIMDGVFVPNISFGMPVLQAIAKHAKKPLDTHLMIVDPDRYIKTFADLGCSTLTVHYEACTHLHRTLQAIKDHGMKAGVALNPHTNVSLLGDVINDIDLVCLMSVNPGFGGQSFIENTYKKVKQLKEIITRNDASTLIEIDGGVTNKNAKQLVDAGADVLVAGSYVFGAENPKHTISDLLSITK, encoded by the coding sequence ATGAAAAATACAATTATTGCCCCATCCGTTCTTGCAGCTGATTTTGCTAATCTTCAACGTGATATTGAAATGATTAATGAAAGTGACGCCCAATGGTTTCACATAGACATTATGGATGGCGTATTTGTTCCAAATATTTCATTTGGAATGCCAGTTTTACAAGCAATTGCTAAACATGCTAAAAAACCTCTAGACACACATTTAATGATTGTTGACCCTGATCGCTATATTAAAACATTTGCTGATTTAGGTTGTTCAACTTTAACTGTTCATTACGAAGCTTGTACACATTTACACAGAACATTACAAGCCATAAAAGATCATGGAATGAAAGCAGGAGTTGCATTAAACCCGCATACAAATGTTAGTTTACTTGGAGATGTTATAAATGATATTGACTTAGTGTGCTTAATGAGTGTTAATCCAGGATTTGGTGGACAATCTTTTATTGAAAACACCTATAAAAAAGTAAAACAATTAAAAGAGATTATAACTCGTAATGACGCTTCTACATTAATTGAAATTGATGGGGGTGTAACCAATAAAAACGCAAAGCAATTAGTTGATGCTGGTGCCGACGTTTTAGTTGCAGGGAGTTATGTTTTTGGAGCTGAAAATCCAAAACACACTATTAGTGATTTACTTTCAATTACAAAATAA
- a CDS encoding zinc-dependent peptidase, giving the protein MQYFLIFIGVIFISLFAYNVIIEPIYAFFFRKPIYVHFYPFPKKLSLHQLQILNKEFEFYNKLSHKHKRYFEHRVASFIENYEFIGKEDLEITDRMKVLISATAIMLTFGMRNYMFTVIEKVIIYPDVYYSSFSDDYHKGEFNPMMQAIVFSWKHFLEGYEISNDNLNLGLHEFGHVLHYQGLKNTDTSATIFAVTYDEIMEQVKHPANLKRLHDSDYFRIYAYTNEFEFIAVLLEHFFETPIRFQSEFPQLFEKVKVMINFSEPIK; this is encoded by the coding sequence TTGCAATATTTTTTAATTTTTATTGGTGTTATTTTCATAAGCTTATTTGCTTACAATGTAATTATAGAGCCTATTTATGCTTTTTTCTTTCGTAAACCTATTTATGTACATTTTTATCCATTTCCAAAAAAATTAAGTTTACACCAACTGCAAATTTTAAATAAGGAATTCGAATTTTATAATAAACTTTCTCATAAACATAAAAGATATTTTGAGCATAGAGTCGCTTCTTTTATAGAAAATTATGAGTTCATCGGAAAGGAAGATTTAGAAATCACAGATAGGATGAAGGTTTTAATTTCTGCTACTGCAATTATGTTAACTTTTGGTATGCGAAATTATATGTTCACCGTAATAGAAAAAGTAATTATCTATCCTGATGTTTATTATTCAAGCTTTAGTGACGATTATCATAAAGGAGAATTTAACCCAATGATGCAAGCTATTGTTTTTTCTTGGAAACACTTTTTGGAAGGATATGAAATTTCAAATGATAATTTGAATTTAGGTTTACATGAGTTTGGACATGTGTTACATTATCAAGGGTTAAAAAACACAGATACTTCGGCTACAATTTTTGCGGTTACTTACGATGAAATAATGGAACAAGTTAAGCATCCAGCAAATTTGAAACGATTACACGATTCTGATTATTTTAGAATTTACGCTTACACAAATGAATTTGAATTTATTGCGGTTTTATTAGAACACTTTTTTGAAACTCCAATTCGATTTCAGTCAGAATTTCCGCAACTTTTTGAAAAAGTTAAAGTTATGATTAATTTTTCTGAACCTATAAAATAA
- the rpsO gene encoding 30S ribosomal protein S15, whose amino-acid sequence MYLTKETKADIFAKHGGKAENTGSAEGQIALFTFRINHLTGHLKQNRHDYNTERSLVKLVGKRRSLLDYLKKKDINRYREIIKELGIRK is encoded by the coding sequence ATGTATTTAACTAAAGAAACTAAAGCTGACATCTTCGCTAAACACGGAGGAAAAGCTGAAAACACTGGTTCTGCTGAAGGACAAATTGCATTGTTCACTTTCAGAATCAACCACTTAACTGGACACTTAAAACAAAATCGTCACGATTACAACACTGAGCGTTCGTTAGTGAAATTAGTAGGTAAAAGAAGAAGTCTTCTTGACTACTTAAAGAAGAAAGATATCAACAGATATCGTGAGATTATTAAAGAATTAGGTATTAGAAAATAA
- a CDS encoding GAF domain-containing protein: MNFDSLKPQIKTLVSSEATRDEKLLEVCKFLNQEVPYYNWVGFYFANHENKTLHLGPYVGAPTDHTVIPFGKGICGQVAESNENFVVPDVKAQDNYIACSFTVKSEIVIPLFVNGINIGQIDIDSHEIDPFTEADERFLEFVNQEIATLF; encoded by the coding sequence ATGAATTTTGATTCATTAAAACCCCAAATCAAAACTTTAGTTTCATCTGAAGCAACTAGAGATGAAAAACTATTAGAAGTTTGCAAATTTTTAAATCAAGAAGTCCCATATTATAACTGGGTTGGTTTTTATTTTGCAAACCATGAAAACAAAACATTACATCTTGGCCCATATGTTGGTGCTCCAACAGATCATACCGTAATTCCATTTGGAAAAGGAATTTGTGGACAAGTTGCAGAATCTAATGAAAATTTTGTTGTTCCAGATGTAAAAGCTCAAGACAACTATATAGCCTGCAGTTTTACAGTAAAATCGGAAATTGTAATTCCTTTATTTGTAAATGGAATTAACATTGGTCAAATCGATATCGATTCGCACGAAATAGACCCTTTCACAGAAGCCGATGAACGATTCTTAGAATTTGTAAATCAGGAAATTGCAACTCTATTTTAA
- the xrtF gene encoding exosortase family protein XrtF: protein MKSIYNQYKPFFSFLGKFLVFYIAFALIYKLYLNQFDTNRLEVDTISEKVAHQTVGVINFFGGEASTYHHDFEPSMKIFFKEKYSARIIEGCNAISVIILFAAFIFAFSNGLKKTTLYIIVGSLLIYILNIIRIALLTYALYYYPKHEELLHGTIFPLFIYGIVFLLWILWVTKFSGYAKRNIEG, encoded by the coding sequence TTGAAATCTATATACAACCAATACAAGCCATTTTTTTCTTTTTTAGGTAAATTTTTGGTTTTTTATATTGCTTTTGCACTCATTTATAAATTGTATTTAAATCAATTTGATACGAATCGACTTGAAGTAGATACTATTTCAGAAAAGGTTGCTCACCAAACTGTTGGAGTAATTAATTTTTTTGGAGGCGAAGCAAGTACGTATCATCACGATTTTGAACCGTCGATGAAAATCTTTTTTAAAGAAAAATATTCAGCACGAATTATAGAAGGATGTAATGCAATAAGTGTTATTATTTTATTTGCAGCTTTTATTTTTGCTTTTTCTAATGGTCTTAAAAAAACAACATTGTATATAATTGTAGGTTCTTTACTCATTTATATTTTAAATATAATTAGGATTGCACTATTAACATATGCTTTGTATTATTATCCTAAACATGAAGAATTATTACATGGTACTATTTTTCCGCTCTTCATATATGGTATAGTTTTTCTTTTGTGGATTTTATGGGTTACTAAATTTTCAGGTTATGCTAAACGAAATATTGAAGGA
- a CDS encoding sigma-70 family RNA polymerase sigma factor: MRQLKITKQVTNRETASLDKYLQEIGKVDLITADEEVELAQRIKAGDQRALEKLTKANLRFVVSVAKQYQNQGLTLPDLINEGNLGLIKAAQRFDETRGFKFISYAVWWIRQSILQALAEQSRIVRLPLNKIGSINKINKMYALLEQSSERAPSAEEIAKELDMTVNDVKESMKNSGRHLSMDAPLVEGEDSNLYDVLRSGESPNPDRELIHESLQTEIERALETLTPREADVVRLYFGLGDQHPMTLEEIGETFDLTRERVRQIKEKAIRRLKHTSRSKILKTYLG, translated from the coding sequence ATGAGACAGCTTAAAATCACCAAGCAGGTAACTAATCGTGAAACTGCTTCCCTAGACAAATACCTACAAGAAATTGGTAAAGTTGACTTAATTACTGCAGATGAAGAAGTAGAGTTAGCACAAAGAATTAAAGCTGGTGACCAAAGAGCTTTAGAAAAATTAACTAAAGCTAATTTACGTTTCGTAGTATCGGTTGCTAAACAATATCAAAATCAAGGACTTACATTACCCGATTTAATTAATGAAGGAAACTTAGGTTTAATTAAAGCAGCTCAACGTTTTGATGAAACTCGAGGATTTAAATTCATTTCATATGCAGTTTGGTGGATTCGTCAATCTATCTTACAAGCTTTAGCAGAACAATCACGTATTGTACGTTTACCATTAAACAAAATTGGTTCTATCAATAAAATTAACAAAATGTATGCGTTGTTAGAGCAATCTAGCGAGCGTGCTCCTTCGGCTGAAGAAATTGCTAAAGAACTTGATATGACTGTAAATGACGTAAAAGAATCTATGAAGAATTCTGGTCGTCATTTATCAATGGATGCACCTTTAGTAGAAGGTGAAGATTCAAACCTATATGATGTATTACGTTCTGGAGAATCACCAAATCCTGATAGAGAGTTAATTCATGAATCATTACAAACTGAAATTGAAAGAGCTCTAGAAACATTAACGCCAAGAGAAGCAGATGTGGTACGTTTATACTTCGGTTTAGGTGATCAACACCCAATGACATTAGAAGAAATAGGAGAAACTTTTGATTTAACTCGTGAACGTGTTCGTCAAATTAAAGAGAAAGCTATCAGAAGACTAAAACACACTTCTAGAAGTAAAATATTAAAAACATATTTAGGATAA
- a CDS encoding MotA/TolQ/ExbB proton channel family protein → MILNRITEGGPFFMVPIVLLLIVVLLLIVKGLLKRNDNSKTIKLISSISLFVLVWGLLGQALGLIQAFDAIQSVGNVSVEILAGGLKVTFLPVVFAFFTFLIGRAGIIVLTFLEK, encoded by the coding sequence ATGATTTTAAACAGAATTACAGAAGGCGGTCCTTTTTTTATGGTACCTATTGTTTTACTATTAATTGTTGTTCTATTATTGATAGTAAAAGGTTTATTAAAACGAAATGATAATAGCAAAACAATTAAATTAATATCCTCGATAAGTTTATTTGTTTTGGTTTGGGGTTTGTTAGGACAAGCCTTAGGATTAATACAGGCTTTTGATGCTATACAAAGTGTAGGTAATGTTTCTGTTGAAATATTAGCTGGAGGTTTAAAAGTTACTTTTTTACCAGTTGTATTTGCTTTTTTTACTTTTTTAATAGGCAGAGCGGGTATAATTGTTTTAACATTTTTAGAAAAATAA
- a CDS encoding sensor histidine kinase, with translation MISKTLNTTKSFLLHLFFWVGVWFFFVYFFSYNSNDTHYITWFSSLLLPIAIIATYCTIYILIPKYLLTKQYFKFGLYGFYSLVVSTYLIVLAIYGSFIFITNLNISEVPPMGRNFIFIFILVYLIVGLVSFIFILKHNFNDRDKLKNLENKILETNLQIKEQELQYLKKQIHPHFLFNTLNTIYAFALKKSDYTPEIILKLSNLLDYILYQVQKPKVLLTDEIEHIKEYIDLEKIRFEDRLKVTFKTNNIPETIEIAPMIFIPFIENAFKHGSIIEGYLLIDINLFLLEPNQIQFSIKNSYIENSEMNSDGIGLNNITKRLDLLYPNNYSLQKLTEKNTFIINLIINKSNTYE, from the coding sequence ATGATTTCTAAAACCCTAAATACAACCAAATCTTTCTTACTCCATTTATTTTTTTGGGTTGGCGTTTGGTTCTTTTTTGTTTACTTTTTTAGTTACAATTCAAATGACACACATTACATCACTTGGTTTTCCAGTTTATTACTTCCCATAGCAATAATAGCAACTTATTGCACTATATATATATTAATACCAAAATACTTACTTACTAAACAATATTTTAAATTTGGCTTGTACGGATTTTATTCTTTAGTAGTATCAACCTACTTAATAGTATTAGCTATTTACGGAAGTTTCATTTTTATCACCAATTTAAATATTTCTGAAGTTCCGCCAATGGGAAGAAATTTCATCTTCATCTTTATATTGGTTTATCTTATTGTAGGATTGGTCAGTTTTATTTTCATTTTAAAACACAACTTTAACGATAGAGACAAATTAAAAAACCTCGAAAACAAAATTTTAGAAACCAATCTTCAAATTAAAGAACAAGAATTACAATATTTAAAGAAACAGATTCATCCTCATTTTTTATTTAACACTTTAAATACTATATACGCCTTTGCCTTAAAAAAATCAGATTATACTCCCGAAATCATTTTAAAACTTTCTAATCTATTAGATTATATTCTATATCAGGTTCAAAAACCAAAAGTTCTATTAACTGATGAAATTGAACATATTAAGGAATACATTGATTTGGAAAAAATACGATTTGAAGACCGACTGAAAGTGACTTTTAAAACAAATAACATTCCTGAAACCATAGAAATTGCACCGATGATTTTTATTCCTTTTATAGAAAACGCATTCAAACACGGTAGCATAATTGAAGGATATTTATTGATTGATATAAACTTGTTTCTTTTAGAACCGAACCAAATACAGTTTTCCATTAAAAACAGTTACATTGAAAATTCTGAAATGAATTCAGATGGAATTGGGCTAAACAATATTACCAAACGATTGGATTTATTATATCCTAATAATTATAGTTTACAAAAATTAACTGAAAAGAATACTTTTATCATTAATCTAATTATAAACAAATCAAACACTTATGAATAA
- a CDS encoding polyribonucleotide nucleotidyltransferase has protein sequence MIPKVTQEIIDLGDGRTISIETGKLAKQADGSVVVRMGDAMLLATAVSARTANPGVDFLPLTVDYREKFAAAGRFPGGFFKREARPSDQEVLTMRLVDRVLRPLFPDDYHAETQVMIQLMSHDENVMPDALAGLAASAALAVSDIPFYNLISEVRVGRVEGKLIINPNREQLEQSDLDMMIGASKDSVCMVEGEMKEISEAEMIEAIKFAHEAIKVQIVAQEKLRAALGSPAYREYEGELEDETVKAKVKAAAYDKYYAIAQEASSKQERGEKFAEVKEEVKALYSEEEYAENTDLAELVSKYNYKIQKEAVRNVILEKGIRLDGRKTTEIRPIWCEVDYLPSTHGSAIFTRGETQALATVTLGTSREANQIDLPSEQGEEKFYLHYNFPPFSTGEAKPLRGTSRREVGHGNLAQRALKGMIPADCPYTVRVVSEVLESNGSSSMATVCSGTLALMDAGIQISKPVSGIAMGLITDGEKFAVLSDILGDEDHLGDMDFKVTGTADGITACQMDIKIDGLRYDIMEQALAQARDGRMHILGKLTETIAQPRATVKPKAPKIIMSSIPASLIGAFIGPGGKNIQELQKNTETTIVLNEDGDRGIVEILGTNQAGIDAVLAKIEAMIFKPEIGEAYEVKVIKMLDFGAVVEYTRAPGQEVLLHVSELAWERTEKPSDVVNLGDVFMIKYLGVDPKTRKEKVSRKQLLPRPPREDKKPIEKKENPQG, from the coding sequence ATGATTCCTAAAGTAACCCAAGAAATTATCGATTTAGGAGATGGAAGAACTATCTCTATCGAAACAGGTAAATTAGCCAAACAAGCAGACGGTTCTGTCGTGGTTCGTATGGGCGACGCGATGTTATTAGCAACTGCAGTATCAGCCCGTACAGCCAATCCAGGAGTAGATTTCCTACCGTTAACAGTAGATTACCGTGAAAAATTTGCTGCAGCAGGTCGTTTCCCAGGTGGTTTCTTCAAAAGAGAAGCTCGTCCTAGTGACCAAGAAGTATTAACGATGCGTTTAGTAGACCGTGTTTTACGTCCACTTTTCCCAGATGATTATCATGCTGAAACTCAAGTTATGATTCAATTAATGTCTCATGACGAAAATGTAATGCCTGATGCTTTAGCAGGTTTAGCTGCTTCAGCTGCACTAGCAGTTTCTGACATTCCTTTTTACAACCTTATTTCAGAAGTAAGAGTTGGTAGAGTTGAAGGTAAATTAATTATCAACCCTAACCGCGAACAATTAGAACAATCAGATTTAGATATGATGATTGGTGCTTCTAAAGATTCTGTTTGTATGGTTGAAGGTGAAATGAAAGAAATCTCTGAAGCTGAAATGATTGAAGCAATTAAATTTGCTCACGAAGCTATCAAAGTACAAATTGTAGCACAAGAAAAATTAAGAGCAGCTTTAGGTTCTCCAGCTTACAGAGAATACGAAGGTGAGTTAGAAGACGAAACTGTTAAAGCTAAAGTTAAAGCAGCTGCTTACGATAAATATTATGCAATTGCGCAAGAAGCTTCTTCTAAACAAGAAAGAGGTGAAAAATTTGCAGAAGTTAAAGAAGAAGTAAAAGCTTTATATTCTGAAGAAGAATATGCAGAAAATACAGATTTAGCCGAGCTTGTTTCTAAATATAATTACAAAATTCAAAAAGAAGCTGTTCGTAATGTAATTCTTGAAAAAGGAATTCGTTTAGATGGTCGTAAAACTACAGAAATTCGCCCGATTTGGTGTGAAGTAGATTATTTACCATCAACTCACGGTTCAGCAATTTTTACTCGTGGTGAAACACAAGCTTTAGCAACTGTAACTCTTGGAACTTCAAGAGAAGCTAATCAAATTGATTTACCATCAGAACAAGGAGAAGAAAAATTCTATTTACATTATAACTTCCCTCCATTCTCAACTGGTGAAGCAAAACCTTTAAGAGGTACTTCACGTAGAGAAGTTGGACATGGAAACTTAGCACAACGTGCTTTAAAAGGAATGATTCCTGCTGATTGCCCTTACACAGTACGTGTGGTTTCAGAAGTATTAGAATCTAATGGTTCTTCTTCTATGGCAACAGTATGTTCGGGTACTTTAGCATTAATGGACGCAGGTATCCAAATCTCTAAACCAGTTTCAGGTATTGCAATGGGATTAATTACCGATGGTGAAAAATTTGCTGTATTATCTGATATTTTAGGTGATGAAGACCACTTAGGCGATATGGATTTCAAAGTAACAGGAACTGCTGATGGTATTACAGCTTGTCAGATGGATATCAAAATCGATGGTTTACGTTATGACATCATGGAACAAGCTTTAGCTCAAGCTCGTGACGGACGTATGCATATCTTAGGAAAATTAACAGAAACTATTGCTCAGCCAAGAGCTACTGTTAAACCAAAAGCTCCTAAGATTATTATGAGTTCAATTCCAGCAAGTTTGATTGGTGCATTCATTGGTCCTGGTGGAAAAAATATTCAAGAATTACAAAAAAATACTGAAACAACTATCGTTCTTAACGAAGATGGTGATAGAGGAATCGTAGAAATTTTAGGAACAAATCAAGCTGGTATTGATGCTGTTTTAGCAAAAATTGAAGCTATGATTTTCAAACCTGAAATTGGCGAAGCTTATGAAGTAAAAGTAATTAAAATGTTAGATTTTGGCGCAGTTGTAGAATACACAAGAGCTCCTGGTCAAGAAGTTTTATTACACGTTTCAGAATTAGCTTGGGAAAGAACAGAAAAACCAAGCGATGTAGTTAACTTGGGTGATGTTTTCATGATTAAGTATTTAGGAGTTGATCCTAAAACAAGAAAAGAAAAAGTTTCAAGAAAACAATTATTACCTCGTCCACCGAGAGAGGACAAAAAACCAATAGAGAAAAAAGAAAATCCTCAAGGTTAA